Proteins from a genomic interval of Uloborus diversus isolate 005 chromosome 4, Udiv.v.3.1, whole genome shotgun sequence:
- the LOC129219981 gene encoding AT-rich interactive domain-containing protein 4B-like: MAADEPPYLTVGTDVSAKYKGAFCEAKIKKVNRVVKCKVTFKNNLGSFMVTDDQIKGSLRIGSDIEAKHPEKSQYLEAVINKVQDYSQYTVVFDDGDETTLRRTSLCLKSGRHFAESPTLDQFPLTNPEHFGTPVIGSGKYKRKRRSTLNSSLDYESSDDEVLPRKLKAIRGKERDPDLGKVVCVDYGDRRKKDNWYPGLIVPHPPQSNIKLSKEEHMIRSFKDGKYYQVPKRDTREFTRDNIHKIENNALKVAVDKAILYLEKEELPPHWDKALFLNLELPSADEDSNDSDSDSSDDEPSEEKDRFVAQLYKFMDERGTPINKAPTVSNRDLNLYKLFKIMHKLGGYNKVTNKNKWKAVYSKMGLPASNVNGPNQIKFAYKRYLQSFEDFYRKLGCTMVSNSRTTRGRHRSDRNFIITRTKEKDTASPKSRNSKDKAVTEKKVDEKAKTNERKDTKLEENVKSEEKGKSPDKKKPERLRTDEKDKDEKKKREEKPRLVRQQSLNKDKKDSVKEEEKKDTKPEKARTREDARKEKNESPEKKGTRSSVKIELERKEREEALKDKKEKSPNEKNKKEEKIQKDVKEEKPKEKKEEKINKEKKVVKEKKVEEKSVREKRENVVREKKEEKVVKEKRDSSKEPKEEKAVKGKKEDIKSPVEEKPIPKKKLDRVAKEKKEEKLVRPKREDKSPSSDTCKKIVEDTDSKSIKDEKQIKSEPEIKKEDLPVKEKPRPKLREKRDDAPNSEDGDAMNEAEISDEKDSTSQDDFERQGPGSQLKGDDCDEPPNKGKRRSLKLEDRDDKESLPGFTDSDDEFGNDSEKSFNKDVKHNEIEIGDRVKVKYGRGRMQKVYEAKVLKIEMEGQEKRFYVHYAGWNMRYDEWVRKSYIVAVISSNKQKGEGSSKSPLPSTNVKKIDRGKPPGVMLNTKPVRKNSTSSTNSSVSCSRATRSDKKSLSSPLSSGLEPKKRTRRKSGTTIGLTDTSQDSESDVEEDLDDDDVGDADIEDNALNQSDCCFKEELFSDDEEKEKLEDVKRGDITELEKAISVEESTDDMKDEFLPCISKVADSFENKPVENVCKTEENVVKEPEKVKAEMKDSCKDNSIVLSKDIKGEPDTSVLSDISPVTIAPKNYSDIIKPSKILFPASAEQKEVKTEKSSILPTLINPLPSVKCNIDGTDSSSKNTSFNSTSSTVTTSANLIPVKNASVSLVALPSVFKPTSASLISSSIKTASLSSTIKSSSSPIPSPIIKTASSSPNSSSAIKNAPLSLLSSSSNKIASTPLIPSAATKATPPAVELTPPVTKEMSLSTHSISSAVVSPSLKSTTSVAEPSTPSKSTLSFSGLHGLIEKCAFEKIVAPEKSAMENLSKIVSTESATPSFISKSNILFDSKLKSSSNLFKCERSIPSGFIPVLNAPQKLDFGKKENLGAPIVAPNIFCPVKPSNVVTQSKEMKEEGLEKKVVKKDSTDDKIPAKQKDDFFPKFLENKPAVPSLLPFKTGTLSPAKFSCSPSQNENKPKDTFDLLVESSSGFSSKEPKNVVNISDNVFSLSFSNPSPKETLEQPFKLSTSSENPFCIKPKSTDTVDLSKTIPSILERLKKDVAGQKITDSPPPQKEELNFDFLRGSQDSSKCLSRSDSSNSLRICEDMSDTNDSNTDLKDVIISEKCDVSNEVTSKAELSVKNSKETSSVKKSDTVPALNLSPVAEESNSTKSEDPKPNQKTSVITPLPPQCSDSIIKEENDLSKECVSDTNVASDSFETKSMPEFPKTEEVEKDIHSTESNSSTSKSEIEKMAPGFSSKAAEASVKASESISPLFPSDVAEVEKSNTDPKENQNSLFDDLLKIKCSSSFTQNSVIMRTPETTKITSSEPVENDVKNDAKDTIESTDATTTNEDSLAANESSILPKEPLTSSESTSSPEKSTSDKVMDVCSDSNVIPESKLTCEDNLSNIEDGSHSLISKKESKRKKLSKKLVKKFGNFDDDKDCKGKEGKSKSKKKSKFDEDMDKNKDLDKIRAKKLKKNKNKKRFAKHEDQLGEHSKKAEFSDEFRDSSYEKIKRKEKRKGDKKMMKSEFDSKGELVKKKKGKKNRDKFGNDRKDFSEKKTKKKRKIHLEDNQDTDSEKDTVPKMLDKKKKKDRKKFKAKECSSSDDATDKFFGEQSKDLNTLSSRPENLLRQESKSDDPDMSFLLCEEKVPASPVDISNLGDDTSGSSSVEGNRLNEMERLPLANVYPCIDHIETSDPVNKHSIVTSAVLDNTPPTTPSSTESLLSSSPSHERDSFSMNYPESTQSGRESCEGDSDIFRVNANRTVMRGSEEYRAAATLAFAVCKSVSERPPKEDICQNFPKRPKVEPDDHMSSKRKKKSKRMRRTSESAKSPRHKSSFSRMPKIENCEDSSGASPATSNSPPYGSTSNINFTRCSPSRLSVVDGMSRYNFYVPLHDKDPEKRIAVIQEKMAELRKEYMALRAKVIAIDHKRRKARKRIREAAGTTNLNTSVQSEDGQSCS, from the exons GCTGCTGATGAGCCTCCATATTTGACAGTGGGCACTGATGTTAGTGCAAAATATAAAGGAGCATTTTGTGAAGCAAAGATTAAAAAAGTGAACAGAGTTGTTAAATGCAAG GtgacattcaaaaataatttggGATCATTTATGGTCACTGATGATCAGATTAAAGGTTCACTAAGG ATTGGATCAGATATTGAAGCTAAGCATCCAGAAAAAAGTCAATACTTGGAGGCTGTTATAAATAAAGTTCAAGATTACAGCCAGTATACTGTTG TTTTTGATGATGGGGATGAAACAACATTACGACGTACATCTCTGTGTTTAAAAAGTGGACGACATTTTGCCGAAAGCCCA acATTAGACCAGTTTCCATTGACAAACCCAGAGCACTTTGGTACTCCAGTCATAGGATCTGGAAAATATAAGCGCAAAAGGCGATCCACTCTGAATTCTTCTTT GGATTATGAAAGCAGCGATGATGAAGTGCTTCCACGAAAATTAAAGGCAATTCGAGGTAAAGAGCGAGATCCTGATCTTGGGAAAGTGGTATGTGTTGATTATGGTGACAGAAGGAAAAAAGATAATTGGTATCCTGGTCTAATTGTCCCTCATCCACCACAATCAAACATCAAGCTATCGAAAGAAGAGCACATGATAAGATCTTTCAAAGATGGAAAATA cTACCAAGTTCCCAAGCGGGATACACGGGAATTCACTCGGGATAACATTCACAAGATTGAGAATAATGCACTTAAAGTCG CTGTGGACAAAGCTATTTTGTACTTAGAAAAAGAAGAATTACCTCCCCACTGGGATAAAgctctatttttaaatttagagcTACCATCTGCTGATGAAGATAGCAATGATTCTGACTCAGAT tcgtCTGATGATGAACCAAGTGAAGAAAAGGACAGATTTGTTGCCCAGTTGTACAAGTTTATGGATGAGAGAg gaacTCCAATCAACAAAGCCCCTACTGTTAGTAACAGAGATTTGAATCTGtacaaattgttcaaaataatgcataaactAGGAGGTTATAATAAG GttacaaacaaaaacaaatggAAGGCAGTGTATTCAAAAATGGGATTGCCAGCATCAAATGTAAATGGACCTAACCAAATAAAATTTGCTTATAAAAG GTATTTACaaagttttgaagatttttataGGAAGTTAGGATGTACCATGGTATCCAACAGTCGTACAACCAGAGGACGCCATAGATCTGATCGTAATTTTATTATCACTCGTACTAAGGAAAAGGATACTGCTTCTCCTAAAAGTCGAAACTCCAAGGACAAA GCTGTTACTGAAAAAAAAGTAGATGAAAAAGCTAAAACAAATGAGAGAAAAGACacaaaattggaagaaaatgttAAGTCTGAGGAAAAAGGTAAGAGCCCAGACAAAAAGAAACCTGAACGACTTCGTACTGATGAAAAAGATAAAGATGAGAAGAAGAAGCGTGAAGAAAAACCTAGACTAGTGAGACAGCAATCTCTCAACAAAGATAAGAAAGATAGTGTTAAAGAAGAGGAAAAGAAAGATACAAAACCAGAAAAGGCTAGAACAAGGGAAGAtgcaagaaaagagaaaaatgaaagtcCAGAGAAAAAAGGGACAAGATCCAGTGTTAAGATAGAATTGGAACGAAAAGAGCGGGAAGAAGCCTTAaaggataaaaaagaaaaatccccaaatgagaaaaataaaaaagaggaaaagataCAGAAAGATGTTAAGGAAGAAAAACCAAAggagaagaaagaagaaaaaattaacaaagagAAGAAAgttgtaaaagaaaagaaagttgagGAAAAATCTGTTAGAGAGAAACGAGAAAATGTTGTCCGcgaaaagaaggaagaaaaagttGTGAAAGAAAAAAGAGATTCTTCTAAAGagccaaaagaagaaaaagcagtTAAAGGAAAGAAGGAAGACATTAAAAGTCCTGTTGAAGAAAAGCCCATTCCTAAAAAGAAACTTGATCGagttgccaaagaaaaaaaggaagaaaaattagTTAGGCCTAAAAGAGAAGATAAATCTCCATCTTCTGATACTTGCAAGAAAATTGTAGAAGATACTGATAGTAAAAGCATAAAAGATGAGAAGCAAATTAAATCAGAGCCTGAAATAAAGAAGGAAGATTTACCCGTAAAAGAAAAACCTCGGCCAAAATTGAGAGAAAAGAGAGACGATGCTCCTAATAGTGAAGATGGAGATGCAATGAATGAGGCTGAGATTTCAGATGAAAAAGATAGTACCTCACAGGACGACTTTGAAAGACAAGGTCCAGGGTCACAGTTAAAGGGAGATGATTGTGATGAACCTCCAAACAAA GGCAAGAGAAGATCTTTAAAATTGGAGGATAGAGATGATAAAGAGTCACTCCCTGGTTTTACAGATTCTGATGATGA aTTTGGTAATGATTCTGAAAAAAGCTTTAATAAAGATGTTAAGCACAATGAAATTGAAATTGGTGATCGTGTCAAAGTCAAGTACGGAAGAGGAAGAATGCAAAAAGTATATGAAGCTAAAGTTCTAAAAATAGAAATGGAAGGTCAAGAAAAAAGGTTTTATGTTCACTATGCTGGATGGAATATGAG GTATGATGAATGGGTTCGTAAAAGCTATATTGTTGCAGTTATTAGCAGTAACAAACAAAAAGGCGAAGGCTCTTCTAAG agtCCTTTGCCATCAACTAACGTCAAGAAAATTGACCGAGGTAAACCACCTGGGGTTATGCTAAATACAAAGCCTGTACGCAAGAATTCAACAAGTAGCACAAATTCATCAGTATCATGCTCTCGAGCAACCCGATCAGATAAGAAATCCTTAAGTTCACCACTATCTAGTGGTTTAGAGCCTAAAAAGAGAACTCGAAGGAAGTCTGGTACTACAATTGGCTTGACAGATACATCACAAGATTCAGAAAGTGATGTTGAAGAAGATTTAGATGATGATGACGTAGGAGATGCTGATATTGAAGACAATGCACTGAATCAAAGTGATTGCTGTTTTAAAGAAGAGCTTTTTAGTGatgatgaagaaaaagaaaaacttgaagatGTAAAACGAGGTGACATAACTGAATTAGAGAAAGCAATTTCTGTCGAAGAAAGTACTGATGATATGAAAGATGAATTTTTGCCTTGTATTTCAAAAGTTGCTGATTCTTTTGAAAATAAGCCTGTTGAAAATGTttgtaaaacagaagaaaatgtaGTGAAAGAACCAGAAAAAGTAAAAGCAGAAATGAAAGACAGTTGTAAGGATAATAGTATTGTTTTATCTAAAGATATAAAGGGCGAACCTGATACTTCTGTACTGTCTGATATTTCTCCAGTCACGATTGCTCCAAAAAATTATTCTGACATCATCAAACCTTCTAAAATCTTATTTCCAGCCTCTGCTGaacaaaaggaagtaaaaactgaaaagtCATCCATTCTCCCCACTTTAATCAATCCTTTGCCTTcagtaaaatgtaatattgatgGAACTGATTCTTCTTCcaaaaatacttcttttaatTCAACTTCCAGTACAGTTACGACTAGTGCAAACCTAATTCCAGTGAAAAATGCTTCAGTTTCGCTTGTTGCACTTCCATCAGTTTTTAAACCTACATCTGCTTCATTAATTTCTTCGAGTATTAAAACTGCATCTCTTTCTTCAACCATTAAAAGTAGCTCCTCGCCAATACCTTCACCTATTATTAAAACTGCATCTTCTTCTCCAAACTCTTCATCAGCCATTAAAAACGCACCTCTTTCTTTATTATCTTCATCGAGTAATAAAATTGCATCTACTCCTTTGATTCCATCTGCAGCCACTAAAGCTACTCCACCAGCTGTTGAGCTTACACCTCCTGTTACTAAAGAAATGTCTTTAAGTACTCACTCTATATCTTCAGCTGTAGTTTCCCCTTCTTTAAAATCTACAACATCTGTTGCTGAACCTTCTACTCCTAGCAAAAGCACTTTGAGTTTTTCCGGTCTACATGGATTGATAGAAAAATGTGCATTTGAAAAGATTGTTGCTCCTGAAAAATCAGCCATGGAAAATCTGAGCAAAATTGTTTCAACTGAAAGTGCTACTCCAAGTTTCATTTCAAAGTCTAATATACTGTTCGACTCAAAGTTAAAATCGTCCTCTAATTTATTTAAGTGTGAACGATCAATTCCATCTGGTTTTATTCCTGTTTTGAATGCTCCACAAAAGTTGGATTttgggaaaaaagaaaacttaggAGCTCCAATAGTTGCTCCAAATATATTTTGTCCTGTTAAGCCGTCAAATGTTGTGACACAAAGTAAAGAAATGAAAGAAGAAGGATTAGAGAAAAAAGTTGTAAAGAAAGATTCAACTGATGACAAAATTCCTGCTAAGCAAAAAGATGACTTTTTCcccaaatttttggaaaataagcCTGCAGTTCCTTCTTTATTACCTTTTAAAACTGGCACTTTGAGTCCTGCAAAATTTAGTTGCAGTCCATCTCAAAATGAGAATAAGCCTAAAGATACTTTTGATTTACTAGTCGAAAGTAGTAGTGGATTTTCATCTAAAGAACCTAAAAATGTTGTGAATATTTCTGATAATGTTTTCTCGCTTTCATTTTCTAATCCAAGCCCTAAAGAAACTCTTGAACAGCCATTCAAACTTTCAACCTCATCTGAAAATCCATTTTGCATCAAACCCAAATCAACAGATACTGTTGATTTAAGCAAAACTATACCAAGCATTTTGGAAAGATTAAAGAAAGATGTTGCTGGACAAAAAATTACTGATTCTCCTCCACCACAAAAGGAAGAACTTAATTTTGACTTTCTTAGAGGATCTCAAGATTCTTCCAAGTGTTTGTCGAGATCAGACTCATCTAACTCTTTGAGGATATGTGAAGATATGAGTGATACAAACGATTCTAATACAGATTTGAAAGATGTAATAATTAGTGAGAAATGTGATGTTTCTAATGAAGTGACTTCCAAAGCTGAATTATCAGTCAAGAATTCTAAAGAGACCAGTTCTGTCAAGAAATCAGATACTGTTCCTGCGTTAAATTTATCACCAGTTGCAGAAGAAAGTAATAGTACCAAATCTGAGGATCCCAAACCTAATCAAAAAACTTCAGTTATCACGCCATTGCCCCCTCAATGCTCTGATTCAATTATTAAGGAGGAAAATGATCTTTCTAAGGAATGCGTTTCTGATACAAATGTTGCATCTgacagttttgaaacaaaaagcatGCCAGAATTTCCAAAAACTGAAGAAGTTGAAAAGGATATTCATTCAACTGAAAGTAATAGTAGCACTAGTAaatcagaaattgaaaaaatggcTCCAGGTTTTTCGTCCAAGGCAGCTGAAGCATCTGTAAAAGCCTCTGAAAGTATTTCGCCACTCTTTCCGTCTGATGTAGCAGAAGTTGAAAAATCAAACACTGATcctaaagaaaatcaaaattcacTCTTTGATGATTTGTTAAAGATAAAGTGTTCAAGCAGTTTTACTCAGAACAGTGTCATAATGCGTACTCCAGAAACTACAAAAATAACCAGTTCTGAACCTGTtgaaaatgatgtgaaaaatgATGCGAAAGATACAATTGAAAGTACTGATGCTACCACTACTAACGAAGATTCTCTTGCAGCAAATGAATCTTCTATTCTACCAAAAGAACCACTTACATCATCTGAATCGACTTCTTCACCAGAAAAAAGTACTTCTGATAAGGTAATGGATGTGTGTTCAGATTCTAATGTGATAcctgaaagcaaattaacatgtGAAGATAATCTTAGTAATATTGAAGACGGAAGTCATTCTTTGATAtctaagaaagaaagtaaaagaaaaaagttaagtaagaaattagtcaaaaaatttggaaacttCGATGATGACAAAGACTGTAAAGGAAAAGAAGGTAAAAGTAAATCTAAGAAGAAATCAAAATTTGATGAGGATATGGACAAAAACAAGGATTTAGATAAAATCAGAGCTAAGAaactgaagaaaaacaaaaataagaagcGTTTTGCCAAGCATGAAGACCAGCTCGGTGAGCATTCTAAAAAAGCAGAATTTAGTGATGAATTTAGAGATTcaagttatgaaaaaataaaacggaaagaaaaaaggaaagggGACAAGAAGATGATGAAATCAGAGTTTGACTCTAAGGGAGAACTGgtcaaaaagaaaaagggaaagaaaaaccgTGACAAATTCGGCAATGATAGGAAAGACTTTTccgagaaaaaaacaaaaaagaagaggAAGATACATTTAGAAGATAATCAGGATACAGACTCTGAAAAAGACACTGTACCTAAAATGCTtgataagaagaaaaagaaagataggAAAAAGTTTAAAGCTAAGGAGTGTTCCTCTTCGGATGATGCAACAGATAAGTTTTTCGGTGAGCAAAGTAAGGACTTAAATACCCTTTCATCTCGTCCCGAGAATTTGTTGAGGCAAGAATCAAAGAGTGACGACCCAGATATGTCATTTCTCTTATGCGAAGAGAAAGTGCCTGCAAGTCCTGTTGATATCAGCAATTTAGGTGATGACACTTCTGGCTCGTCAAGTGTTGAAGGAAATAGACTCAATGAAATGGAGCGGCTTCCCTTGGCTAATGTGTATCCTTGCATTGATCATATTGAAACTTCCGATCCTGTAAATAAGCATAGCATAGTCACCAGTGCTGTTTTAGATAATACTCCACCGACAACACCATCAAGCACTGAATCACTTCTTTCTAGTTCTCCTTCTCATGAGAGAGATTCATTTTCCATGAACTATCCTGAGAGTACTCAGTCTGGTCGTGAATCTTGTGAAGGTGATTCTGACATATTCCGAGTGAATGCTAATAGAACTGTTATGCGTGGAAGTGAAGAATACCGGGCTGCTGCTACTTTGGCTTTTGCCGTATGCAAGTCGGTTTCGGAAAGGCCGCCAAAGGAAGACATTTGTCAGAATTTCCCTAAAAGGCCTAAAGTCGAGCCTGATGATCATATGTCTtcgaaaaggaaaaagaaaagtaaaagaatgAGAAGGACTTCAGAATCGGCAAAATCACCCAGGCACAAATCATCTTTCTCAAGAATGcctaaaa ttgAGAACTGCGAGGACTCATCTGGTGCCTCTCCGGCTACTTCAAATTCACCCCCATATGGAAGTACCTCCAACATAAACTTCACTCGATGTTCACCAAGTAGGCTATCTGTAGTAGATGGGATGTCCAGATACAATTTCTATGTTCCTCTTC aTGATAAAGATCCCGAGAAAAGGATAGCTGTGATCCAAGAAAAAATGGCAGAGTTGAGGAAAGAATACATGGCTCTTAGAGCAAAAGTCATTGCAATAGACCACAAAAGAAGAAAAGCACGAAAAAGAATCAGAGAAGCAG